In Kushneria marisflavi, the following are encoded in one genomic region:
- the cas5e gene encoding type I-E CRISPR-associated protein Cas5/CasD, with the protein MPHHLVFRLYAPMASWGEAAVGETRPTATYPGRSAILGLIGAALGIKRDNDGGQHCLREGLQVAVKQRSPGLLLRDYHTVQVPSSQSKVTHRTRREELSVPKEALNTILSSRDYRCDGLWSVAVRLTVNAAWSLEELKSALERPRFPLYLGRKACPLAAPLVPTVVEADHWRQALDHRFESALDPERTWLALVGNEKKDTHLLRLPDEILYAWEGDADALDGGAEAFESSEVWDEPLHRRRWQFGPRLEHRRTETVKGER; encoded by the coding sequence ATGCCACACCATCTGGTTTTTCGTCTTTATGCGCCCATGGCGAGCTGGGGCGAGGCCGCCGTGGGCGAAACGCGGCCGACGGCCACCTACCCGGGCCGTAGCGCCATTCTGGGGCTGATCGGGGCGGCGCTTGGCATCAAACGCGACAATGATGGCGGCCAGCACTGTCTGCGCGAGGGGCTGCAGGTCGCGGTCAAACAGCGCTCGCCGGGGCTTTTGCTGCGTGACTATCACACCGTGCAGGTGCCGTCGTCACAGTCGAAGGTAACCCACCGCACCCGCCGCGAGGAGCTGTCGGTGCCCAAAGAGGCGCTTAACACCATTCTCTCGTCAAGAGACTATCGCTGCGACGGTCTGTGGAGCGTGGCGGTGCGCCTCACCGTGAACGCCGCCTGGTCACTGGAGGAACTCAAGAGCGCGCTGGAAAGACCCCGCTTTCCGCTCTATCTCGGCCGTAAGGCGTGCCCACTGGCCGCGCCACTGGTGCCGACCGTGGTCGAGGCCGATCATTGGCGTCAGGCGCTGGATCACCGTTTTGAAAGCGCGCTGGACCCGGAGCGCACCTGGCTGGCGCTGGTGGGCAATGAGAAGAAGGATACGCACCTGCTGCGCCTGCCCGACGAAATACTGTACGCCTGGGAAGGCGATGCCGACGCACTTGATGGCGGTGCTGAAGCCTTCGAGTCCAGTGAGGTCTGGGACGAGCCGCTGCACCGGCGTCGCTGGCAGTTCGGCCCTCGCCTGGAACACCGGCGCACCGAGACAGTGAAAGGAGAGCGCTAA
- the cas2e gene encoding type I-E CRISPR-associated endoribonuclease Cas2e, whose product MAMLVVVTEAVPPRLRGRLAIWLLEIRAGVYVGDVSKRIREMIWEQIEVLAEEGGNVAMAWASNHESGFEFQTFGDNRRIPIDHDGLRLVRFLPPMDK is encoded by the coding sequence ATGGCGATGCTGGTGGTGGTAACAGAAGCCGTCCCCCCACGGTTGCGTGGCCGGCTGGCGATCTGGCTGCTGGAAATTCGCGCCGGTGTCTATGTGGGCGATGTCAGCAAGCGGATTCGCGAAATGATCTGGGAACAGATCGAGGTGCTGGCCGAGGAGGGCGGCAATGTTGCCATGGCCTGGGCCAGCAACCATGAATCCGGCTTCGAGTTTCAGACCTTTGGCGACAACCGTCGTATCCCCATCGACCATGACGGACTGCGTCTGGTGCGCTTTTTGCCGCCTATGGATAAGTAG
- the cas1e gene encoding type I-E CRISPR-associated endonuclease Cas1e, producing MSFIPLKPIPLKDRMSMIFVGMGQIDVRDGAFVVVDEVNGERMHIPVGSVACLLLEPGTRVSHAAVRLAATVGTLLIWVGDAGVRLYSAGQPGGARSDKLLYQAQLALDESLRLKVVRKMFELRFGEEPPSRRSVDQLRGIEGARVRKTYQMLAKQHGLKWQGRRYDPKQWDASDVANQCLSAATACLYGITEAAILAAGYAPAIGFLHTGKPLSFVYDMADIVKFETVVPAAFRIAAKNPSMPEREVRIACRDAFKQTRLLQRIIPMIEEVLAAGEIEPPPPPADAVPPAIPEPESIGDSGHRSR from the coding sequence ATGAGCTTCATTCCCCTCAAGCCCATTCCGCTCAAGGACCGCATGTCGATGATCTTCGTCGGCATGGGCCAGATTGATGTGCGCGACGGCGCTTTCGTGGTCGTCGACGAAGTCAACGGCGAGCGCATGCATATCCCCGTGGGCTCGGTGGCCTGCCTGCTGCTCGAACCCGGTACGCGGGTTTCTCACGCGGCGGTCAGGCTGGCCGCCACGGTGGGAACGCTTTTGATCTGGGTGGGTGATGCCGGGGTGAGGCTCTACAGCGCCGGGCAGCCGGGTGGGGCGCGCTCGGATAAACTGCTCTATCAGGCGCAGCTGGCACTGGATGAAAGCCTGCGCCTCAAGGTCGTACGCAAGATGTTTGAGCTGCGCTTTGGCGAAGAACCGCCTTCCCGGCGCAGCGTCGATCAGCTACGCGGCATCGAAGGTGCCCGAGTGCGCAAGACCTACCAGATGCTCGCCAAACAGCACGGCCTGAAATGGCAGGGGCGGCGCTACGACCCGAAGCAGTGGGACGCCTCGGACGTGGCCAACCAGTGTCTGTCAGCCGCCACGGCATGCCTGTACGGGATTACTGAAGCGGCGATTCTGGCTGCGGGCTACGCGCCGGCCATCGGCTTTCTGCATACCGGCAAGCCGCTGAGTTTCGTCTACGACATGGCCGATATCGTCAAATTTGAAACCGTGGTCCCGGCAGCGTTTCGCATCGCCGCCAAAAACCCTTCCATGCCGGAACGCGAAGTGCGCATCGCCTGCCGCGATGCCTTCAAGCAGACCCGGCTACTCCAGCGCATCATTCCCATGATCGAAGAGGTGCTGGCAGCGGGCGAAATCGAACCACCGCCACCCCCGGCCGATGCCGTGCCGCCCGCCATCCCCGAGCCTGAATCGATCGGCGATAGCGGCCACAGGAGTCGATGA
- the cas6e gene encoding type I-E CRISPR-associated protein Cas6/Cse3/CasE: protein MYLSSVRLDLNTLTRAELFDVLEGGAYTAHQLLWRLFPGVPSGKRPFIFRQEMEEDANGKSAGLPRFYVGSDRPPEPMEGFEIQCKPFAPRLASGERLAFRLRANPTVAKPAGTGRRSQRADVLMDARYPFPKGERTSQTCVEAMDAAARHWLDSRAKDCGFTLPVAPEVGAYRQHALSKKEGGQPIRYSSVDYEGLLEVVDPERLGQVLQYGIGRARAFGCGMLLLRRVPE, encoded by the coding sequence ATGTATCTTTCAAGCGTCCGGCTGGATCTTAACACCCTCACCCGCGCCGAACTGTTCGACGTGCTGGAAGGCGGTGCCTATACCGCTCACCAACTGCTCTGGCGGCTGTTTCCCGGCGTGCCCAGCGGCAAGCGGCCGTTCATCTTCCGTCAGGAAATGGAAGAAGACGCCAATGGCAAAAGCGCCGGGCTACCCCGCTTCTACGTAGGGTCCGATCGCCCGCCCGAGCCCATGGAAGGCTTTGAGATACAGTGCAAGCCGTTTGCCCCTCGGCTTGCCAGTGGCGAACGGCTGGCCTTTCGTTTGCGCGCCAACCCGACCGTTGCCAAACCCGCAGGGACGGGCCGCCGCTCTCAGCGTGCCGATGTACTGATGGATGCGCGCTATCCCTTTCCCAAAGGGGAGCGCACAAGCCAGACCTGCGTCGAGGCGATGGACGCGGCGGCGCGCCACTGGCTCGACAGCCGCGCTAAAGATTGTGGCTTCACGCTACCTGTCGCGCCGGAGGTGGGCGCCTATCGCCAGCACGCGCTGAGCAAAAAAGAGGGCGGCCAGCCCATTCGCTATTCCAGCGTGGATTACGAAGGCCTGCTGGAGGTGGTTGATCCTGAGCGCCTCGGCCAGGTCCTGCAATACGGCATTGGCCGTGCCAGGGCGTTTGGCTGCGGCATGCTGCTGCTGCGCCGCGTACCGGAGTGA
- the cas7e gene encoding type I-E CRISPR-associated protein Cas7/Cse4/CasC has translation MSHFIQLHLLTSYPPSNLNRDDLGRPKTAFMGGARRLRVSSQSLKRHWRTSELFESAVDGHRGTRTKRLGKQIYDRMTNAGADPKVAGNSAEKIAGVFGKLRKVEKGEKHEYEIEQLVHVGPEELTALEALADTLVTEKREPTEDELKHLLARRPTAVDVALFGRMLAAAPSYNVEAACQVAHAITVHAAEVEDDYFTAVDDLNSGDEDRGAAHIGEAGFAAGLFYLYICIDRDLLIDNLQGKVELADRAIAALVESAIRISPKGKQNSFGSRAHASYVLAEKGDQQPRSLSASFLQPVMGEGHGVEAIKKLETQAQAFDDAYGPGADRRFILSATPEYEKTALKGDVPWGNLEQLLTFLKGVD, from the coding sequence ATGAGCCACTTTATTCAGCTTCATCTGTTGACCTCCTACCCGCCTTCCAATCTCAACCGCGACGACCTGGGCCGTCCCAAGACGGCGTTCATGGGCGGCGCCCGGCGGCTGCGCGTCTCTTCGCAAAGCCTCAAACGCCACTGGCGCACCTCCGAGCTGTTCGAGTCGGCGGTCGACGGTCACAGGGGCACGCGCACCAAACGCCTGGGCAAGCAGATATATGACCGCATGACAAACGCCGGCGCCGACCCGAAGGTCGCCGGTAACAGCGCGGAGAAGATCGCCGGGGTTTTCGGCAAGCTGCGCAAGGTAGAGAAGGGCGAAAAGCACGAGTATGAGATCGAGCAGCTGGTCCACGTCGGCCCGGAGGAGTTGACTGCGCTCGAAGCTCTGGCCGATACGCTGGTTACGGAGAAGCGCGAGCCGACCGAGGATGAACTCAAGCATTTGTTGGCCCGGCGGCCCACCGCGGTCGATGTGGCGCTGTTCGGGCGCATGCTCGCTGCCGCGCCGAGCTACAACGTCGAAGCCGCCTGCCAGGTGGCCCATGCCATCACCGTCCATGCCGCCGAGGTCGAGGACGACTACTTCACCGCGGTCGATGATCTCAACAGCGGTGACGAGGATCGTGGCGCGGCACACATAGGCGAAGCAGGCTTCGCCGCCGGGCTGTTCTATCTCTATATCTGCATCGACCGCGATCTGCTCATCGACAACCTGCAGGGCAAGGTGGAACTGGCCGACCGTGCCATTGCCGCGCTGGTGGAGTCCGCCATCAGAATCTCGCCAAAGGGCAAGCAGAACAGCTTCGGTTCGCGTGCCCATGCCAGCTACGTACTGGCCGAGAAGGGCGATCAGCAGCCGCGCTCGCTGTCGGCCTCTTTCCTGCAGCCGGTCATGGGCGAGGGCCATGGCGTCGAGGCGATCAAAAAGCTGGAAACCCAGGCTCAGGCCTTCGATGATGCCTACGGCCCCGGCGCGGACCGGCGTTTCATCCTTTCGGCCACGCCGGAGTATGAAAAGACGGCCCTCAAGGGTGATGTTCCATGGGGCAACCTTGAGCAGCTGCTGACCTTTCTCAAGGGCGTCGACTAA
- the casB gene encoding type I-E CRISPR-associated protein Cse2/CasB has protein sequence MSEAEQHAAQEVADETAASVERYLYALDKREAFELRLWWRRLVLNEQELKRHTRQRPYPRGVRAALRRCDTIESVLLTEAFRHLWSALESRAWQEAPADDPRKQREHRIETWAAIAAVASELRAETFDAPLGKRLGEKRPDTGDTPRMSDLRFQQLLDCHTSQELIRRFRRALKLADNAGVSVVRLADMVALWDREQRGQYNARATRRFAFVMSDAYFQARALKPGVGD, from the coding sequence ATGAGCGAAGCAGAACAACACGCGGCGCAGGAAGTGGCAGATGAGACCGCAGCCTCGGTAGAGCGCTATCTATATGCCCTTGATAAGCGAGAGGCATTTGAGTTGCGCCTGTGGTGGCGGCGGTTGGTCCTGAATGAACAGGAACTCAAGCGTCACACCAGGCAGCGGCCTTACCCGCGTGGCGTGCGTGCCGCGCTGCGCCGCTGCGACACCATCGAGTCTGTACTTCTGACCGAGGCCTTTCGCCATCTCTGGTCGGCGCTTGAATCGCGGGCATGGCAGGAGGCGCCAGCCGACGACCCCAGGAAACAACGTGAACACCGCATCGAGACCTGGGCGGCCATCGCTGCCGTCGCGAGCGAGCTGCGCGCTGAGACGTTCGATGCCCCGCTGGGCAAACGGCTGGGCGAGAAGCGACCCGATACCGGCGATACCCCGCGCATGAGTGATCTGCGCTTTCAGCAGCTGCTCGACTGCCATACCTCGCAGGAGCTGATTCGGCGCTTTCGCCGCGCGCTCAAACTGGCGGATAACGCCGGCGTCAGCGTGGTTCGCCTGGCCGATATGGTCGCGCTATGGGATCGCGAGCAGCGCGGCCAGTACAACGCCAGGGCCACCCGGCGCTTCGCCTTCGTCATGAGTGATGCCTACTTCCAGGCTCGCGCACTGAAACCGGGCGTGGGCGACTGA